The following are encoded in a window of Polynucleobacter sp. VK25 genomic DNA:
- the glnL gene encoding nitrogen regulation protein NR(II) encodes MLRNSFKGAASAAPFFPTLLDQMPNAIVVFEADNQQLVYVNPAAESALDLSRKSLEGQSVHNLFGDNTALNDMISEVKLGHILAQRQEMMLHSLPGSIHQDSIPAHVVVAALEDPNLIMMEWFPIDQQLRSERDERVTQQVEANKQLMRNLAHEIKNPLGGIRGAAQLLEFELPDKGLREYTQVIIKESDRLQTLVDRLLAPHRKAHVMESFNVHEALERVRSLVLAEFPKGLRIIRNYDTSLPDVLGDREQLIQATLNIVHNAAQALSEEINSGVAQIELKTRVARSVTIAKHRYKLAMDLHVIDNGPGIPEDIIERIFFPLVSGRDGGSGLGLTLAQTFVQQHQGFIACNSRPGRTDFHIQIPYRRQEKAS; translated from the coding sequence CTGTTGCGCAATTCGTTCAAGGGAGCAGCTTCGGCTGCTCCTTTTTTTCCGACATTGCTTGATCAGATGCCCAATGCCATCGTGGTATTTGAGGCTGACAACCAACAATTGGTGTACGTGAACCCGGCTGCTGAGTCAGCACTGGATTTATCGCGTAAATCACTTGAGGGTCAGTCTGTGCACAATTTGTTTGGCGATAACACTGCTTTAAATGACATGATTTCTGAGGTGAAGCTAGGGCACATACTCGCGCAACGCCAAGAAATGATGTTGCATTCTTTGCCAGGAAGCATCCATCAGGACTCTATTCCTGCGCACGTAGTTGTAGCAGCCCTAGAAGATCCCAATCTCATCATGATGGAGTGGTTTCCGATAGATCAACAACTGCGGAGTGAGCGCGATGAACGCGTGACACAGCAAGTTGAGGCAAATAAACAATTGATGCGTAATTTAGCGCATGAAATTAAAAATCCATTGGGCGGCATTCGTGGAGCGGCCCAGTTATTAGAATTTGAATTACCTGATAAAGGCTTGCGTGAATATACCCAAGTCATTATTAAGGAATCTGATCGTCTCCAAACTTTGGTAGATCGCCTTCTGGCGCCACATCGCAAGGCGCATGTGATGGAGTCCTTTAATGTGCATGAAGCCTTAGAGCGCGTGCGTAGCCTGGTCTTGGCAGAGTTTCCAAAAGGCCTGCGCATTATTCGTAACTACGACACGAGCCTTCCCGATGTATTGGGGGACCGCGAGCAGTTGATTCAGGCAACCTTAAATATTGTTCATAACGCAGCACAAGCGCTCAGCGAAGAAATTAATAGCGGTGTTGCTCAGATTGAGTTGAAAACCCGTGTCGCGCGTTCAGTCACCATTGCAAAGCATCGCTATAAGTTAGCCATGGATCTGCATGTGATTGATAACGGTCCTGGGATCCCAGAAGACATTATTGAGCGCATCTTCTTCCCATTAGTTTCGGGCAGGGATGGGGGTAGTGGGCTTGGCCTTACCCTGGCACAAACCTTTGTTCAGCAGCACCAGGGCTTTATTGCATGCAATAGTAGACCTGGACGTACCGATTTTCATATTCAAATTCCATACCGTAGGCAGGAGAAAGCATCATGA
- the ntrC gene encoding nitrogen regulation protein NR(I) encodes MKPIWIVDDDQSIRWVLEKALARENIPHKSFSNPNDVLNALEKEAPQVLISDIRMPRGNGLDLLQHVKASHPNLPVIIMTAYSDLDSAVSSFQGGAFEYLTKPFDVEKAIELIRRAVEQGIRNDSGAKDLSAWRQDATEIIGQAPAMQEIFRAIGRLAQSNATVLITGESGTGKEMVAHALHKHSPCAKGPFVSLSTSAVPKDLLESELFGHERGAFPGAQTLRRGRFEQADGGTLFLGEVGDLPFDLQTRLLRVLTDGHFYRIGGQDPIKANVRIIASTHQNLDARVAAGFFREDLLHRLNVIRLRMPSLRERSEDISMLARHFMLSCAKSLGVEPKKLSDEVLKEISLMPFPGNVRQLENLCHWLTVMTSANVIGVSDLPADIVTEASEQPVIIQGESSPSNPIAPKAATGDWEGGLGRLAVKMLQDGDKEVFDALTARFEKAVLQAALEVTRGRRVEAAQRLGIGRNTITRKLQELGIDD; translated from the coding sequence ATGAAACCAATTTGGATCGTTGACGATGATCAGTCCATTCGTTGGGTCTTAGAAAAAGCATTGGCACGCGAGAACATTCCGCATAAGAGCTTCTCTAATCCAAATGATGTACTGAATGCCTTGGAAAAAGAAGCTCCTCAGGTATTGATTTCGGATATTCGCATGCCACGTGGCAATGGATTAGATCTGTTGCAGCATGTGAAGGCGAGTCACCCGAATTTGCCAGTCATCATCATGACGGCTTACTCTGATTTGGATTCTGCAGTTTCCTCCTTCCAAGGCGGAGCTTTTGAATACCTCACAAAACCTTTTGATGTAGAAAAGGCAATTGAGTTAATCCGTCGTGCGGTAGAGCAGGGTATTCGCAATGACTCTGGAGCGAAAGATCTCAGTGCTTGGAGACAAGATGCCACCGAGATTATTGGTCAAGCCCCAGCGATGCAGGAGATATTTCGTGCTATTGGACGCTTGGCGCAATCTAACGCCACAGTACTCATTACGGGTGAGTCTGGTACCGGCAAAGAGATGGTTGCTCATGCCTTGCATAAACATAGCCCTTGCGCAAAAGGTCCATTTGTTTCCTTGAGCACCTCTGCTGTACCAAAGGATTTATTGGAGTCTGAGTTATTTGGTCATGAGCGCGGTGCCTTCCCAGGGGCTCAGACCTTGCGTCGTGGCCGCTTTGAGCAAGCCGACGGCGGTACGCTATTTTTAGGTGAAGTAGGCGATCTCCCATTTGATTTGCAGACTCGTTTACTTCGAGTTCTAACTGATGGTCATTTTTATCGCATTGGTGGACAAGACCCAATTAAGGCAAACGTACGCATCATTGCCTCGACCCATCAAAACCTAGATGCCAGAGTTGCTGCTGGCTTCTTCCGCGAAGATTTATTACATCGCTTAAATGTGATTCGTTTGCGTATGCCCTCATTGCGTGAGCGTAGTGAAGACATTTCAATGTTAGCCAGACATTTCATGTTGAGCTGTGCAAAATCATTAGGTGTTGAACCTAAAAAATTATCTGATGAAGTCTTAAAGGAAATCAGTCTGATGCCTTTCCCTGGGAATGTGCGTCAACTAGAGAACTTGTGTCACTGGTTAACCGTGATGACGTCTGCAAACGTGATTGGTGTGAGCGATCTTCCTGCTGACATCGTTACAGAGGCGAGTGAGCAACCCGTCATTATTCAGGGCGAGTCCTCACCCAGTAACCCTATTGCTCCAAAGGCTGCCACAGGTGACTGGGAGGGTGGCTTGGGACGTCTTGCTGTCAAGATGTTGCAAGATGGCGACAAAGAGGTTTTTGATGCCTTGACTGCTCGCTTTGAAAAAGCAGTTCTACAAGCTGCCTTAGAGGTAACTCGCGGCAGAAGGGTAGAGGCTGCACAACGCCTTGGTATTGGTCGCAATACGATTACTCGTAAGTTACAAGAATTGGGTATCGATGACTGA
- the xth gene encoding exodeoxyribonuclease III, translating into MTDSVRIAAWNVNSLKVRLPQVLRWLQDQEKKQQPIDALCLQELKLTDDKYPHKELEDAGYLSLAAGQKTYNGVAIILRKAALAPIASDIETAFLKPIRNIPSNQDEQQRILAATVCFAGTQPMRLVSAYFPNGQSPDSDKFVYKLGWLKALNAWLDDELKQNSRLALLGDFNIAPADEDVHDPKAWEGQNLVSPPEREAFQGLIKLGLHDSFRMFEQAPKTFSWWDYRMMGFRRNAGMRIDHILLSEALQGKCSASTVDKEPRTWEQPSDHAPVIAVIKKV; encoded by the coding sequence ATGACTGATTCAGTAAGAATAGCTGCGTGGAATGTGAACTCTTTGAAAGTTCGCCTTCCACAAGTCTTACGTTGGCTTCAAGACCAGGAAAAGAAGCAGCAGCCAATTGATGCGCTTTGCTTGCAAGAGCTAAAACTCACTGATGATAAGTACCCCCATAAAGAATTAGAGGACGCGGGTTACCTGAGTCTAGCTGCTGGGCAAAAGACCTACAACGGCGTTGCGATCATTCTGCGTAAGGCAGCACTTGCACCAATTGCATCTGATATTGAAACAGCATTCCTTAAGCCCATTAGAAATATTCCAAGCAACCAGGATGAGCAGCAACGCATTCTGGCTGCAACGGTTTGTTTTGCTGGCACGCAACCGATGAGGTTGGTATCAGCGTATTTTCCGAATGGACAGTCACCTGATAGCGATAAATTTGTGTATAAGCTCGGTTGGCTGAAAGCGCTCAATGCTTGGCTCGATGATGAGCTCAAGCAAAACTCCCGCCTTGCACTCTTGGGTGACTTTAATATCGCCCCAGCTGATGAAGATGTGCATGACCCTAAAGCGTGGGAGGGTCAGAACCTAGTATCCCCGCCTGAGCGAGAAGCATTTCAGGGGCTCATTAAGCTAGGGCTACATGATTCATTCAGAATGTTTGAGCAGGCGCCTAAAACCTTTAGTTGGTGGGACTACCGCATGATGGGTTTCAGAAGAAATGCCGGAATGCGTATTGACCATATCTTACTAAGCGAGGCACTTCAAGGAAAATGCAGCGCTAGTACAGTCGATAAAGAGCCTAGGACCTGGGAGCAGCCTTCAGACCATGCCCCTGTAATTGCGGTAATTAAGAAGGTTTAG
- a CDS encoding efflux transporter outer membrane subunit gives MPLPRNALSYVLVATSTLMLAGCMMVGPDYARPPVKAADQFKSSAQTEFTESLGENSNKILDPVEWWQSFNDPTLNALLKQATAQNLTLQQTALRIYQLQAQLGVSDATLLPSAALSASYSNARNSAIQEAINDSNNLVSKNALVQVSWELDFWGKNRRGIQSSLSSYLSGVAAFYSADVSLTADVANTYINIRNYEELIEVAKTNLALQKESLRIAGARFKYGATSMLDLSQAQAQYEQTKAQIPGLIANLRKNQHAMSILLGEPPEYYEKTYGNTKGTLKPPTALGIGMPRDLLRRRPDVLQAEFDAASKSALIGVSKAQLFPTFTLGGVFGYATSNYGTLSTANLFSWGNNSSGFNAGISLPLFYRGAIVDQVRVQDAIFQQSLLAYQNQVLNAQKEVEDSLITISTTKSSKEDLSRGVIAAQSAADLALERYKAGQNDYTTVITAQQSLLSIQNALVQTSSNELIGYVGAFKALGGGWTADMSPPKLPNQMIADMTDRTDWGSVLTRAGDPLTVKVSKFLVDAPDPSKPTQALPPTKLDAPNTTIPPTQGSAAP, from the coding sequence ATGCCATTACCCAGAAACGCGCTCTCCTATGTATTAGTCGCTACCAGCACTTTGATGCTGGCTGGCTGCATGATGGTTGGGCCAGATTACGCTAGACCACCGGTTAAGGCTGCGGACCAATTTAAATCATCTGCTCAAACTGAATTTACAGAATCTTTAGGTGAAAACTCAAACAAGATTCTGGACCCGGTGGAGTGGTGGCAAAGCTTTAATGATCCGACACTCAATGCCTTGCTAAAACAAGCAACAGCTCAAAACTTAACTTTGCAGCAAACTGCTCTTCGGATATATCAATTGCAGGCCCAGCTTGGCGTGAGTGATGCCACATTATTGCCATCTGCTGCTTTAAGTGCTTCATATTCCAATGCCCGCAATAGCGCAATTCAAGAGGCAATTAATGATTCCAATAACTTGGTCTCAAAAAATGCTTTAGTGCAGGTGAGTTGGGAGTTAGATTTTTGGGGCAAGAATCGCCGTGGAATTCAGAGTTCATTGAGCTCGTATTTATCTGGAGTTGCTGCCTTCTACTCGGCGGATGTTTCATTAACTGCAGACGTAGCCAATACCTACATCAATATTCGCAACTACGAAGAATTGATTGAGGTTGCCAAAACCAATTTAGCCTTACAAAAAGAAAGCTTACGTATTGCTGGCGCCCGCTTCAAATATGGCGCTACCTCAATGCTGGACTTAAGTCAGGCACAGGCACAGTATGAGCAGACTAAGGCCCAGATTCCGGGTTTGATCGCTAATTTAAGAAAAAATCAGCATGCCATGAGCATTTTATTGGGCGAGCCTCCTGAGTATTATGAAAAGACTTATGGCAATACCAAGGGCACACTCAAGCCACCTACTGCTCTAGGCATTGGTATGCCAAGAGACTTACTGCGTCGTCGTCCGGATGTTCTGCAGGCTGAGTTTGATGCCGCCTCTAAATCTGCCTTAATTGGCGTAAGCAAAGCACAACTGTTCCCAACATTTACCTTGGGTGGCGTCTTTGGTTATGCCACCTCCAATTACGGAACGTTATCGACTGCTAATTTATTTAGTTGGGGTAATAACTCTTCTGGATTCAATGCTGGAATATCTTTACCGCTGTTTTATCGGGGTGCGATTGTGGATCAAGTTCGAGTGCAGGATGCCATCTTCCAGCAGAGCCTGTTGGCTTATCAGAACCAAGTCTTAAATGCTCAGAAGGAAGTTGAGGATTCACTCATCACCATCTCAACCACTAAAAGCTCAAAAGAAGATTTAAGTCGCGGTGTGATTGCAGCACAAAGTGCTGCAGATTTAGCGCTTGAGCGTTACAAGGCGGGGCAGAATGATTACACCACTGTGATTACTGCACAACAGTCACTATTAAGTATTCAAAACGCCTTAGTTCAGACTTCATCCAATGAACTTATTGGCTATGTTGGCGCTTTTAAAGCGCTGGGTGGCGGTTGGACTGCAGATATGAGTCCACCTAAGCTGCCAAACCAGATGATTGCTGATATGACAGACCGAACAGATTGGGGTTCTGTCCTCACAAGGGCGGGTGATCCGCTAACAGTTAAGGTCAGTAAGTTTCTGGTAGATGCTCCAGACCCATCAAAGCCTACACAAGCTCTGCCGCCAACTAAATTAGATGCACCTAATACAACTATTCCGCCGACCCAGGGAAGTGCTGCGCCATGA
- a CDS encoding efflux RND transporter periplasmic adaptor subunit, producing MKDLLIKAKLLLMPVWGRFLTLWRSLIAKWNALLEKLSTVEIPMLKKKLSPRTIGISLLVIVALIALICLKSCGKTVKQSPIPVTTAQPLSQEIRSFATFDGLVEPFLTVNLDARVKGYLTKIGFADGAMVKKGDLLFVIEQEPYIQEVKLKQAIYTEAKLEYGRQKSLLKENATSQAAVDKALSQYQQAEANLTLAKINLGYTEIKAPFDGLMGRHLLDVGTYLDSTTKGVQLSTIQQISPIYVYFSINERDYLKFQKSQDPNAERKSEVNTLPIYAGLQGEVGYPFEGILDYAANLISTETGSLQLRAIFKNEKYELIPGLYARVMAQYGAPRQALLLPKTAVMTDQVGDYVFVLDEALRAQRQDIALGQRFEKYVEISKGLTAASKVVINGFINLSINQIAKPTEVTLEAMPAR from the coding sequence ATGAAAGATCTATTAATAAAAGCCAAACTTTTGCTGATGCCTGTATGGGGTCGCTTCTTGACCTTATGGAGATCACTTATCGCTAAATGGAATGCGCTTCTAGAGAAGTTGAGCACAGTTGAAATTCCTATGCTTAAGAAGAAGCTATCACCACGCACGATTGGCATATCTTTGTTGGTTATAGTCGCCTTAATTGCGCTGATTTGTTTGAAGTCTTGTGGAAAGACGGTTAAGCAGAGTCCCATACCAGTGACAACTGCCCAGCCACTGTCTCAAGAGATTCGTAGTTTTGCTACATTTGATGGCTTGGTAGAACCATTTCTCACGGTAAACCTGGATGCACGGGTTAAAGGTTATCTCACCAAGATTGGATTTGCAGATGGAGCCATGGTGAAGAAGGGCGATCTTCTGTTTGTGATTGAGCAGGAGCCCTATATTCAAGAGGTGAAGTTAAAGCAAGCGATCTATACCGAAGCGAAGCTTGAGTATGGTCGTCAGAAATCTTTGCTCAAAGAAAATGCAACTTCTCAGGCGGCAGTTGATAAAGCCTTATCTCAGTACCAACAAGCTGAGGCTAACTTAACTCTCGCTAAGATTAATTTAGGCTATACCGAAATCAAAGCGCCTTTTGATGGCCTCATGGGAAGGCACCTATTGGATGTCGGCACCTATTTAGACAGCACTACAAAAGGGGTTCAGCTTTCCACTATTCAGCAGATTTCACCAATTTATGTGTACTTCTCCATTAACGAGAGAGATTACTTAAAGTTTCAAAAGAGCCAAGATCCAAATGCAGAGCGCAAGTCTGAAGTCAATACCTTGCCTATCTATGCAGGTCTTCAAGGGGAGGTTGGATATCCATTTGAAGGCATCTTGGATTACGCAGCTAATTTAATTTCCACAGAGACTGGCTCCTTGCAATTACGGGCAATCTTTAAGAACGAGAAGTACGAGTTAATCCCTGGTTTATATGCTCGTGTCATGGCTCAGTATGGTGCTCCGAGACAGGCTTTGTTGTTGCCGAAGACCGCCGTAATGACCGATCAAGTGGGTGACTACGTCTTTGTCTTGGATGAGGCGCTGCGCGCACAACGTCAAGATATTGCTTTGGGGCAGCGCTTCGAGAAATATGTCGAGATCAGCAAAGGTTTGACCGCCGCCAGTAAGGTCGTCATTAATGGATTTATCAATCTCAGTATTAATCAGATCGCCAAACCAACAGAGGTCACGCTTGAGGCAATGCCAGCCCGATAA
- a CDS encoding efflux RND transporter permease subunit: MLSKFFIERPVLANVIALIMLLVGAVSINGLPIAQYPNIVPPTIQVTARYPGASATLVQQLVASNIETQVNGVDGMLYMESASTNDGNYTLTVTFKVGTDPNLAQVNVQNRVAIALPSLPQAVQKQGVTTKTQSTAILQFVTLTSSNPEHDGLFLSNLANLKLQQRLARLPGVAAANVFGVGNYSMRVWLDPAQLKMRNLTPNDVIAVINKQNVLLTAGQIGAPPTPMGQDFQLTLNVTSAMTTPEQFGRIVVKSGGKAEITYLRDIARIEMGSQNYSQFFKIDEKPAGGIAIYQMPGANAIATAQAVQDEMKSIAKTLPKEVTWAIPFDTTMFVKASIHEVYKTLYEAGILVLLVIMIFLQNWRATLVPATTVPVTIIGAFACMAALGFSINLLTLFAIVLCIGIVVDDAIVVVEAVSKKVEEGEDPKQGAIDAMTALMGPIIGITLVLMAVFIPASFIAGITGQMYRQFALVIAATALISGINAITLKPTQSAQYLKPVDPNAVKNKLYQKFDLYFNRLATWYEHKIEGLMKNRAKASMVGIGIIAASLIGLMFVPTGFIPNEDQGYLVVSTTLPDAASLQRTEEGMKKAVEVIKKVPGVDTVVVIGGINLLNNSSSQSNSGGLYVIMKKWEERGKGEGLRDIYNNMNEGLKQVQELKSFVLLPPAIPGLGLSGGFELRLMLTDGSNNFAKLDAATKAFIAEAKKHPEIMMIFTPFQNNVPQLQLSFNVGRAETFGVDIGDAYDVLQSYLGSSYVNQFFKYGQTYQVYVQADGKYRNAIEQINRLYVKNKSGNMVPLGSFIDVKDTTGPAFASQFQLYPSAAVLGAANDGYSSGQAMKALDQVAKTLPDGVTYQWAGMSYQENLVGNTVILIFALSILLVYLVLAAQYETWIAPLAVLTAVPLSLSGTVLALLLTGLPNNIYVQIGLVLMIALSCKNSILIVEVAIECRHKGMSFVDAALEASRERFRPIVMTSIAFILGVMPLLTSTGAGAAARISLGITVFSGMIASTCLAVALVPIFYVEIETFFENRANKKAGKTGV, translated from the coding sequence ATGCTCTCTAAATTTTTTATCGAACGGCCGGTACTGGCCAATGTGATTGCACTGATCATGCTATTGGTTGGGGCAGTATCCATTAATGGATTGCCGATTGCTCAGTACCCCAATATTGTTCCGCCGACCATTCAGGTTACCGCTAGATATCCTGGAGCAAGCGCCACCCTTGTGCAGCAATTGGTGGCTAGCAATATTGAAACTCAGGTCAATGGTGTGGATGGGATGCTCTATATGGAGTCTGCATCCACTAATGACGGAAACTACACCTTAACCGTTACCTTTAAGGTCGGAACGGATCCTAATTTAGCTCAGGTTAACGTACAAAACCGTGTAGCTATTGCACTTCCTTCTTTGCCACAGGCAGTTCAGAAGCAGGGCGTCACAACGAAAACACAATCAACTGCCATTCTGCAGTTCGTTACCCTCACTTCATCCAATCCAGAGCATGACGGTTTATTTTTAAGTAACTTAGCAAACCTAAAGTTGCAACAGCGCTTAGCGCGTTTGCCAGGCGTCGCTGCTGCCAATGTCTTTGGTGTGGGTAACTACAGTATGCGAGTTTGGCTTGATCCTGCCCAGCTCAAGATGCGCAATCTGACGCCAAACGATGTCATTGCCGTTATCAATAAGCAAAACGTCTTACTCACAGCAGGTCAAATTGGTGCTCCACCAACACCAATGGGTCAGGATTTTCAGTTAACACTGAATGTCACGAGTGCCATGACAACCCCTGAGCAGTTTGGCAGAATTGTTGTCAAATCTGGTGGCAAGGCTGAAATAACCTATTTGCGGGATATTGCCAGAATTGAAATGGGCAGCCAGAATTACAGTCAATTCTTCAAGATTGATGAAAAGCCAGCGGGCGGTATTGCTATCTATCAAATGCCTGGCGCAAATGCAATTGCAACCGCACAAGCAGTCCAAGATGAAATGAAGAGTATCGCCAAGACACTTCCAAAAGAAGTTACTTGGGCAATTCCATTTGATACCACGATGTTTGTGAAGGCCTCGATTCATGAGGTATATAAAACGCTCTACGAGGCAGGCATCTTAGTGCTGCTTGTAATCATGATCTTCTTGCAGAACTGGCGTGCAACGCTGGTTCCTGCCACAACCGTCCCTGTCACCATTATTGGCGCATTTGCTTGTATGGCTGCGCTTGGCTTCTCCATCAACTTGCTCACCTTGTTTGCGATCGTCTTGTGTATTGGCATTGTGGTGGATGATGCGATTGTGGTCGTTGAGGCGGTATCTAAGAAGGTAGAAGAGGGCGAAGATCCGAAGCAAGGTGCGATTGATGCTATGACTGCTTTGATGGGCCCGATCATCGGTATTACTCTGGTGTTGATGGCAGTGTTCATCCCTGCTTCATTTATTGCGGGTATTACGGGGCAGATGTATCGACAGTTTGCGCTGGTGATTGCAGCCACTGCTTTAATTAGCGGAATTAATGCGATCACTTTAAAGCCAACTCAGTCAGCGCAGTATTTAAAACCCGTTGACCCTAATGCGGTTAAAAATAAGCTCTATCAAAAATTTGATTTGTATTTCAATCGCTTGGCAACTTGGTATGAGCACAAGATTGAAGGCTTGATGAAGAATCGAGCGAAGGCATCTATGGTGGGTATTGGAATTATTGCTGCCTCTCTCATTGGTTTGATGTTTGTACCAACAGGCTTTATTCCAAACGAGGATCAGGGCTATTTGGTGGTTTCAACTACCTTGCCAGATGCGGCATCTTTACAGCGCACTGAAGAGGGAATGAAAAAAGCAGTTGAAGTAATTAAGAAGGTGCCTGGTGTTGACACGGTTGTGGTGATCGGCGGCATCAACTTACTGAACAATAGTAGCTCTCAGTCGAATAGCGGCGGCCTATACGTCATTATGAAAAAATGGGAAGAGCGTGGCAAAGGCGAGGGCCTGCGTGATATCTACAACAATATGAATGAAGGGCTTAAGCAGGTTCAAGAGCTTAAGTCTTTTGTACTCTTGCCACCTGCTATTCCTGGCTTGGGTCTATCTGGCGGGTTTGAGTTGAGATTAATGCTAACTGACGGCAGCAATAATTTTGCCAAGTTAGACGCAGCCACTAAGGCTTTTATCGCGGAAGCTAAAAAACATCCAGAGATCATGATGATCTTTACGCCATTCCAAAATAACGTGCCACAACTGCAGCTCAGCTTTAATGTGGGCAGAGCAGAAACATTTGGTGTTGATATTGGGGATGCTTATGATGTATTGCAATCCTATCTGGGATCCTCTTACGTCAATCAATTCTTCAAATACGGTCAAACCTACCAAGTGTATGTGCAGGCCGACGGTAAATATCGCAATGCTATTGAGCAGATCAACCGTCTCTATGTAAAAAATAAGAGCGGCAATATGGTGCCGCTGGGATCCTTTATTGACGTTAAAGACACCACTGGGCCCGCCTTTGCATCACAGTTCCAGCTTTATCCGTCTGCTGCAGTTCTGGGTGCAGCCAATGATGGTTATAGCTCTGGGCAGGCGATGAAGGCCCTGGATCAAGTAGCTAAAACTTTGCCTGATGGCGTCACCTATCAATGGGCAGGCATGTCATATCAAGAAAATTTGGTGGGCAATACCGTGATTCTGATCTTTGCACTATCCATCTTGTTGGTATATCTGGTTCTTGCAGCACAGTATGAAACTTGGATAGCACCACTAGCCGTTTTAACTGCAGTTCCGCTTTCTTTATCGGGAACGGTATTGGCTTTGTTGCTCACCGGTCTACCAAACAATATTTATGTACAGATTGGCTTGGTATTGATGATTGCACTTTCTTGTAAAAACTCAATCTTGATTGTTGAGGTTGCTATTGAGTGCAGACATAAAGGGATGAGTTTTGTGGATGCAGCCTTAGAGGCATCCAGAGAACGCTTTAGGCCAATCGTGATGACATCGATTGCGTTTATTTTGGGGGTAATGCCATTACTTACGTCTACTGGTGCAGGTGCAGCAGCACGTATCTCTCTTGGCATTACGGTATTTAGTGGCATGATCGCCTCTACCTGCCTCGCGGTAGCTCTAGTCCCAATCTTCTACGTAGAAATCGAAACCTTCTTTGAGAACCGTGCCAATAAAAAGGCTGGTAAGACCGGTGTTTAA